In Portunus trituberculatus isolate SZX2019 chromosome 28, ASM1759143v1, whole genome shotgun sequence, the genomic stretch ACATTCGAGTTCCTGTCTGATATGGCAGAGGCACAACACGAACACCTTGGAGGCCATGACCACCCATAATACGGGCATGGAGAGCGTGAAGCTGTAGATGACATACACGTACACCAGGGACAGCATGCGCCCCACACCGTCATTGTTGATCAGGTTGAAGCGAAGCTCGTTCAGAATGTTAATCACGAAGAAGAGGACACAGATCACGAATCCCACGTACAGAGGCACACTCAGCTTGTAAGAGTGCACACCCGTGGTCAGTGTTGGGAATTTCCTCTCGTACACCATCCACCCATTGAGGAACATTGTCCACTCCTTGTGAAAGACGAGGGAGAGTACGTGCATGGCGATGGCTGAGACGCTCATCACAGCCACGATCAGGATCATCACGTACAGAGTGAGGCTGTTGTCGCCGCCGATGGAGGCCATGAGGCAGTCATAGAAGCAAGGGATGTTGAAGCCCACGCCGCATAGGATCCACATAACGAGGAATGGCGACAGCTTCCAGGAGCGGTCCGGGAAGCTGTAGGTGACTGGTAGGCACCCCCATACCATGCTCCAGCGCTCGATGTGCACGAAGGGTGTCGGGAAGGTCCTGACGCCGAACCTGTCCAGGCCGATGGGGATCACTGGAAGGTCGGCTATGGTGGGGCTGTTGGAGTACATGCCGATCCTGTGGCCTGACAGCATGGCGAGAGTTTAGCGCGGGCTGTAGAATGCTGCTCTGATGGCGCAGCTGGAGGTTTGGACGATTACTTTGGTTACATGTCACTCCCCGCTGCAGGCCGAGCATGCCAGGCCCTCAGGGATGATGTGTGTCGGGTGAGGGAGAGCTAAGCCCCTGGCAGGAAGCGTCTTGCCAGGTATTGATGTCCATTGCAGCCGCCCGCCCACCACTCTTGCTGTCTCTCGCGGCACTGACCttacctgtccctccctctctcatagTCACTCCAcccattccctcactcactctcccccctctccaccCTCCCCCTCCCGGTCTCCAGCCTATACCAGGATGTCCCTCTCGAGAAACCGAAAGACAATGCGGGTATAGAGCGACGAgagccttcctccttccttccctctccctcacaagGTCAACCTTTCTCCAGCCCCGCCTCCTCACCCTTGAAGGTAACGCTTACTTACTCCATTCATGTGTTCCTTCACAAAGTTAATGATTTGTTGCAGTAGAGACTGATAAACACAGGCTAAAAACACGTGCATAACTGAtgaggtaaagagaaagagaaaagaagaaagaaaaatagataatcgTTTATATTCCAGTAATAAATTATTGTATCATTAAGATGATGATATTTCATACTGTATAACAGTTGGATCAATAAAATTTTTGTTGTTAAAAGATTCCTTTACTGTGGGTTTCAAACAATTAGCTTAGTATGTTGTGTCAGAGATTGTGTCAgaccttttattttctatcacaGTCGTCTATTTACGAAGATAAATAATTGATGTAGTTTTATAAAGCCAAATTTTAGTCGAGGAGGTGGTGGCCTTCTCACAGACATCGTGTTGCCTAGCAAGTTACATCTAATAATACCTCTTCGCCGCGCCACATTGGATGTGAATTTAAATTGTTAGATTCATTCGGTATTATTTAGATACCTTAATGGTTTACTGTTTATATGCGAAGGCGGAAAAATAAACAGGTTAACCTATTTGCAGGAAAACTTGACATGAGAATGCGCACGCAACAACGCCTCAGCCTCGCCACTCGTCAGTGTGCGGGACGGGTGTTGAGAACAGCCATCATCTTGCAAGACTCTTCAGCATATCCAGCCTATTGGTGACCACGTCGTGATGCTTTAAGGTGAGTGTGATGtggctgtgttgtgtggtggtgtggtgaaagTGGCATATAACAATGAGTGAAAACAACGCTAGGAATGCCAGCCCGTGGTGCCTCATCACTTTGGTCTGAGGTGGTGCCCTACCCTGGACGATCCCTCAGGGTGCAGGCACCGTGTGGACTGTGGGGTCAGAGCTGCCGTAGCATGGTGACACATAGggccgataaaaaaaaaaattatagcaaCGCTGGTTCAGAAATTATCAGAATTCAGCTGTAGTTACCAAGGAAATTTGTTGTCGAGACTCGAGTTTCTTTGGTGAATCCTCGAGGCGGCGTTAGAGTCGTCAGGAGGGAGAAGCTGGAGGCGTCATGATGggattccattttcttttggtgGTAACTTTATCATTAGTCATtcggttatctctctctctctctctctctctctctctctctcacctggggtTGTGTATagcatcaagtgtgtgtgtgtgtgtgtgtgtgtgtgtgaagcagacAACGGGATATTGACAGTTCTGATTTATTTTGAATGTTTgattatattcattatcatcTATAATACAGTAAATATGATGTTACGAAGACAACACTTGCACACCTTACACCAATGCATTGCTGCACTTGTCAA encodes the following:
- the LOC123510310 gene encoding uncharacterized protein LOC123510310 translates to MLSGHRIGMYSNSPTIADLPVIPIGLDRFGVRTFPTPFVHIERWSMVWGCLPVTYSFPDRSWKLSPFLVMWILCGVGFNIPCFYDCLMASIGGDNSLTLYVMILIVAVMSVSAIAMHVLSLVFHKEWTMFLNGWMVYERKFPTLTTGVHSYKLSVPLYVGFVICVLFFVINILNELRFNLINNDGVGRMLSLVYVYVIYSFTLSMPVLWVVMASKVFVLCLCHIRQELECILECAKFGMTCTSNIQKCVAAGDISLLQEAVLELRRIIRAFKTIIGPFMLVMVPHHIISLICFLYWTLVSTLDYTDWYFPLSFGLLSVQAIAPIFCGAIYSEQIQTEKDSLIEPLLMLKGTMKDQEAKDQMATLIDHITRMDAQIEGRGFFILNKGMATTVVNTVVTYLVVLIQFYGSNSG